GTCAGCCAACCTTGATGATTTGTAAATGGCTCTGTAATGAAGCAAGCTCTCATGCTAGAGCGGGGCTCACAGCTCCTTATCCACTAGATAGCTCCCTGGCTAAGCTTGGAGTAGCATGCCGCAGAGCCATGTTGTCATTGGAGGGGTTAAACTTGACATTTTTTGAGGTTGATCAGATCAGATCCAACGATTGAGCGACTGTATAACTTGAGATCTAGGTTTCCAGGTCAATGAGAAGATAATAACAAGAATCAACGTATCATTCAGTCTTTAATTAATTTCCCCTAATTAAACGCGTCATGACATTGCTTAATCGTCCTACATGTGAACATGAGCGCTCGGTGGGATGATGCCCCACGCCGACCACCCCCGCCGACGCCGCTGGGTGctccttcccctccccctccacgCCATGCAGTCCGGGAAGGGAGGGAAGGGACCAGCCAGAGGAGGTTGCCCAACTTGGAACCTCCGATTTGTGTCATAATCCTCGTCTCCCCCTCTCTTTTGCGTCTCGACAATCTTTCTTCTCctgtcaacatcatccaATCTCGCCCGAACTTTGTGTCCATCGGGTAGATCTGATCTTGCTTCTGTCGACTTCCAACAtcaccgacatcatcaccccCCACCTCGAAAATGGCCCCCGCCAACACCCTCCCCGCCTGGTCGGACCTCCAGGCTCACCGCGATAGCGTCGGCAAGTCGTTTGTCCTCAAGGAGGCCTTTGCCTCTGACCCCGATCGATTCGACCGCTTCACCCGAaccttcaaggctgagggCAGCAACGATATCCTCTTCGACTTTAGCAAGAACTTCCTCACCGATGAgaccctcgacctcctcgtcaagcttGCCGAGCAGGCCGgcgtcgagaagaagcgcgaTGCCATGTTTGCTGGCGAAAAGATCAACTTTACCGAGGACCGTGCTGTCTACCACACTGCTCTGCGAAACGTTGGCGGCTGGGAGATGAaggtcgatggtgtcgacgTTACTGCTGGCGTCAACGAGGTTTTGGACCACATGAAGGAGTTCTCTGAGCAGGTCCGCAGCGGCGAGTGGAAGGGATACACCGGAAAGAAGCTCACCACCATTATCAACGTTGGTATTGGTGGTTCTGATCTGTAAGTGAGGATCCAACTAGAGCTATCAGCACTAACATGGTGTAGCGGCCCCGTCATGGTCACCGAGGCTCTTAAGCACTACGGTGCTGATGACATGACCCTTCACTTTGTCTCCAACATTGACGGCACCCACATGGCtgaggctctcaaggctTCTGACCCCGAGACCACTCTCTTCCTCATTGCCTCCAAGACCTTTACCACTGCtgagaccaccaccaacgccaacacCGCCAAGACATGGTTCCTCGAGAAGACCAacggcgagggcgagatcGCCAAGCACTTTGTTGCTCTGTCCACCAACGAGTCCGAGGTGACCAAGTTTGGCATTGACAGCAAGAACATGTTTGGCTTTGAGAGCTGGGTCGGTGGTCGATACTCTGTCTGGAGTGCCATTGGTCTTAGCGTTGCTCTGTACATTGGCTTTGACAACTTCCACAAGTTCCTCAGCGGTGCTCATGCCATGGATAAGCACTTCCGCGAGACTCCTCTCAAGGAGAACATTCCCGTTCTCGGTGGTCTTCTGAGTGTGTGGTACTCTGACTTTTTCCAGGCCCAGACCCACCTGGTTGCTCCGTAAGTCTCCCGTGGGAGGTTATGAATGCCTTCTAATGATTAGCAGCTTCGACCAGTACCTTCACAGATTCCCTGCCTACCTCCAGCAGCTTTCTATGGAGTCCAACGGCAAGACCATCACATCTGATGGATCTTCTGCCAAGTACACTACTGGTAAGTGAACCTCTGTGAATGTCAGTCAGATGCTAACAACTCAGGCCCCATCCTCTTTGGTGAGCCTTGCACCAACGCTCAGCactccttcttccagcttGTCCACCAGGGAACCAAGCTGATCCCCACCGACTTCATTCTGGCTGCCAAGTCTCACaaccccatcaccaacaaccttcACCAGAAGATGCTGGCCTCCAACTACTTTGCTCAGGCCGAGGCTCTCATGGTTGGCAAGACTGACGAGCAAGTCCGAGCTGAGGGTGCTCCCGAGGCTCTTGTTCCTCACAAGCGATTCCTTGGTAACCGGCCTACCACTTCGATCCTGGTTGGCGGCACCATCGGCCCTGCTGAGCTGGGTGCTCTGATTGTCTACTACGAGCACCTGACCTTCACTGAGGGAGCGGTCTGGGACGTCAACAGCTTCGACCAGTGGGGTGTCGAGCTGGGCAAGGtgttggccaagaagattctcaaggagctcgatgAGGAGGGCAACGGCGAGGGTCACGATGCTTCGACGGGCGGCCTCATTGGTGCGTTCAAGAAGTATGCCAACTAAAAGGAAATGGTAATGGGAGGACAAATGGAACACTGTGGATAATGAAACATTGAAAAGATAGCATGATGAATCGATACGGCCGTGTTGCAAGATGAGTCCCGATGCATTGCGGCGTAGGCATGGAACATACGTATTCGTTCCCGTCGTCCGTGAAAGGTCCTCGGCCGATATTATGTTGGCTTGATTTCATCCGATGCATGGGATCCCATATGATTAGTGGCTGATGTATCTGATGTATGGCTGATCCAATCTCTGTATGGCTTGATATCCAACATGTCAATGGACAAAGCAAGCAGACAGGCGGCACGTGCAACTGGCGTGTTGCGGGATTTGAAGTGTGCCTCTGTAAGTATACATCCACCTCTGTATAGGACTACATATCAATGCATGTATCTAGAACCCATGCCTGCCGACAGGGACATGTGTAACGGAGAGGCTCCGAGGGAAAGGTGTTGGTGGGCAGAGTCCGATCGCCAAGAAGGGGCTCTGGAATGTAAAGGTCCGGGCTTCCATGTGTCCGGAACAAGTCGGCAAGTGATGGAGTGATGGGATTTCCCGGACTGGACTGAGACAGCGGAAGTGGTGAGACCAGGTGAGTgagtgaggtgaggtgagcATGGTGGAGTGTGCGGAGATAGATAGGATGGACCTGGGGAAGGACGTGGAGAAGATGGGCCTAGAACTGGAGTACAGAGGATGGCTTGAGTAGCAGTATGGGGAAGACGGGGAAGCTTGAACTCATGATTGCGCCTCGCTGCACGACAGTGACGGGGTTGAGCTGGCGATGGGGATGGCATCGGGTCATGGTACCTTTGTATCTTTTGACTTGGATGGCACGTTTATCAAGCACGACATGATGGCAGGCAGTAAGAGTAAGAGCAACGGGACACGCGGGCCTCTCATGACCCTTTCCGCAAGTGGTTTGCATGAGCCAACCCAGCCCTCTCTCGATGGAGGCGGTGGTGTCTCAGGGACGGACTCTTTTCGCGGGGAAACGGAGAAGGCTTGCATTGAGGGCTTGCTCGGAGTGCAGCCGAGACTTTGGGGAAACCTGGGGGAGGACTATTATGTGGCATGATGTTGGACGGGACATGAGATATTGAGGGAGCACGTTATCATGGGCTCTGTTGTTTGTGCATGTGTTGATGAGAACAGATCGGCCGATGTCGGGAGTTACGCTTGTCTTGACTCGGATTGTGGTTATCGTCGCTCAGACAGTCCAACTTGTAGACGACGAtcgtcgacgatgacgggCGTTCCCGTTTGGACCCTTTGTCTGACACTGTCTTTGGCTTTGCCTGCCCCCTTGGTTGACCCTGCTTTTACCCCGTTCCTCTGACTTTTGGTCAGTTGTCGTCTGTTACAGTAGACGGCGGTAGTTTAGCCCAACTCCACACACACCGGCCTGTTGCTTTGTGCGATGCAACAAGAGGCGGAACAATTCACGGGGGAAGAGGCTAGAGACAGAAACGGGGTGGCACTGCTGCTTTTGGTGTGAGTGGAGGCTCTGACGTCGCCACTGGGGATTTCGGACTGAGCTCTTTTTTTTGTGGATGAGGCCTTTCACGATCGATGTGATGTTGTAGAAGACGCGAGAATCGATGACGAGATTTTCGTTTCCTTGATTTGTTGGAGATTGTCACGATTAATACGAGTCTCATGAGGACGTGGTGTCGTGAACGGCAGACGTTGCTGTGAGACCCTGACTCGGGATATTTGGCCTGTCGTGCCTGGTTCGGCTTTTGCGTTGGTTGGTTTCACAAGATTCAGCCTGAATAAACTGACTAATCAACTGGTTCTCTGTTATCACCAAGAGGCAGATCAACAGGCACGATTTGTGTCTCAGCCAAACGGTAGAAGAACGAATGGGCAAGCCGAAGCGGAAACGTGCCTTGGCGCGGGAGCCGACCAAAAGTGATACGGAGGCCGCTCTCCCTTGGCTCCAATGAGACAGCGGCAGTAATCGTAACCGTAACTTGAGGTTTTTGAGCGTGAGCCCCACGATCCTTTTGAACCTAGCCTTGGCCATGCGTGCCAAGGAGAACTGTCCTTAGCTCCACCTGGATGGAGGGCTGGGATTTGCTGGATTCGTTATCTTGGGATAAGACGGTGGCAGAAGAGCTGAGAACGGTGCGGCGGCGGAAAAAAAGGAGGCTATGCTTGCAAAGGAAACGGCGGCATTGTCGGGCTTGTGGTCcggcaaggatgaggtcTTTTTGCAGCAGCATCGTGGGTTTTGTGCCGGACAAATCATGTTGTTATCTTGCTGTGCCGTCTTGGGATGTGAATCATTTCTTGTACGATTAGGGCATCAACAAATATTTTGCGGGAATTATCTGAAAAGCCCAGACCTTTGggctcttgatcttgatcatGACATGTTTATTACCAAGGCTTGCCGCAGTCCTCAAATGTAAGCCCATCATTGAAAAGAATAAGGCCGACTCGGGGTTTCTGCGGCCTATAACCATGGAGGATTATGCGGGCTTTTGTTGGACGTGGCATAACAATTACGGTGGCCCGAAACGAAACTGTTCCGTTTTCCCCTgaggtgtgtgtgtgtctgGTGAAACCCAAAAGAGTCAGCCTCTTTTTGGCAGGGATTCAGTGAGGGGGGCCATGATCCCGGCACCTGGTGCAGGAGGTGATGGGTTCGTgggattggattggatctTTCAGAGTCACAGTCAGAGGGGGATCAGCTTGGGGATAATGACGTAGCGGGCATGCAGTTGGTGCTTCTTTGAGTAAAGGGTATGTCTGTCAGAGTGTCACTGAACCCTTGAGACGGAAGAGATAATGGATGATTGAATGTTGTATTGAGACAAGAGAGTAAGAATACATGATACCGAGGTATTACTTAGCATTTGCTTCTGCGCACATGAAGACAAGAACGCCTCGCATCAAGTGCACTGCACAGCTTGGACATGCGGGCATGACAGTAAGACATGAGGAGGCCCTATCAGTGGAGCAGAAACCACACGTGTCGACATGTGGGACAAGCCAGTGTTCTCAGAGATGTCGGCTTTGGCTTGTGGTCGTGTGAAGGATGCCTCTAAACTGCAGCGGGCGGGAGAGAATTGCCATGGCCGAACAATGGGCTGTGGCAGATGCATATCATACCTATCCTTCAGAAGGGCTTCACATGCATCTGTCCATTTCAGCAGGGTCCAGGCCGAGTCTCTGACAGTCTGGGCCTGCTTGGGGAAGCGTCAACATCTCTCCACTATGTCTGCGCCTCAGTATTCTGCTCACTTTTAGCCTTTTAGAAGATGCATCAACCGACTGTGCCATCAGTCACTTCAACTAATGCCTCAAAATTCAATGGCCGAGTCAAGAAACAtccgccgtcgccgccgtGTGCGCGCCGAACTTGCTTTCAGAAGAGTCCACTTCTCCACAAAGCCACCAACCGCAGGGGAGTGGAGTTGCACACCCTGGGTTGCTGAGAAAAGGCCCTGCGTTCTTTGTCTCTGCGCCACCACGGGCCATTATCGTGAAAGAAAGACACGGAGGAAGCGCCGAGATACGTACGGGTCATGACATGTTTACGTAGCTACTTGACATATTCTCATACGGACTGCGTGTACCTAGGAGAGTGAGGCCACGTCGAGATATTGGGCGAAAAGGGGCTCAGCTCGGTTGTAGAAATCATGCCTCGGATTCTTGGTTGACCGAAAAAATGGCGTTTTCAGAGTCCTCGGTAGCGCGAGCACGGATTGAAGTCATCCAACTTTTCGCAATAGGAGGTTGCTCAGACAGGTGATGTCAAGCCGACCATCAAGGCCTACCCAAGAAAGGAGAGGCCTCCTCGACCAACGAGCATCATCAGAAatgaagggaaagaagaaccAATATTTTGATAGTACGTATCGGAATGGATCCCAGGCCAAGATGCAGTCGACGTCAGAGTTCGGTATTGAAGCGAGGACGAAAACGGTGGATCTCCAGtctcccccctctctctTGATCCACTTGACGGTGTGAGAGTGTGTGTGGTACCTGGGGGATCTGGTCGTTCCCGCGCGGTGCGCAGTGAAAGATGGTGAATTGAGTTGTAGagaggctgatgctgatgctgatgctgatgctgatgttgACCTGTTGGTCAAGCGGGCCGTGGTTGCGGGAAGTGATGCATCACAACGGGTAGATGCGTACAGAGTTGAACTCAATCCTGAGGGCAGCCTCGTCTTCTCAACACGTAATTTCCTCGATGCTGAAATCACCCAACTGCCTCTGAAACCGAGCCTTTTTCCATCTCAATCGCTGGACCTTGAATGGCAATGCAATGATGGAGGTGGCGTGAGAGTCAAGGGGACCCTTAGAATGGGTGAGCGGCTTCAGGCAAAGCGGCCCAGCGGACgtctctgctctgctctgctctggcaGTGGGGCCAACCCAGGGCCAGGCCTCGCTGGGCTGTTCCCTGTACCCCCTGCAAACCCGCCTGCCCGCTGGCGAACCTGCAGGGCGCGAGGCCCCTGTAGAGTTCTCCCAACAGTCCTCGGCCGCCCGTAAGGTACTCCGTCTGAGGTAGCCGTCTGTTGGGTTGCCACCGGTTGCAGTCCGTTAGCCTGCCGTCCTCCAGTTACCGTCGAGCAAACGGTAGCGCCGTATCCACCGGTGGAGTCTCCCCGGTCAGGCCTATCGCCGGGCGTCTCGCTCTGCGTAGCGTCATCATTCTGGCCCCTgttccttggcctcttgcaACCTCGTTGAGACTCCGAACCATGCCCTGGTTCGGTCTGATGCACTCGATCAGATTTGTTTGATACGGTTCGGAAGGGGTATGGTACGTACCCCCAGCTCGGGCGCCAAGCCCCGCTCTGCCGGTGGGAAAGTCGCTGAGGTCACCCAGAGGAGATACGGGGATGGAGGCGATGATGGAATCGGGCCCCCTTCGTCTCCACCCCGGGCACCTTCCCTGCCTCGCCTTGTCTTTCCCTCCTTCCGCCATGAATGTGTCAGAGGTGGGCGGCGTGGGTAAGGTACGTATCTTTGCATCTCGTCTGAgtcccgtcgtcgtcgtcactgACAAGAGGGTGGCTtgcttcatcctccccaTCTCGACGCAACATCCATATAAACTCGTCTTCCCCCCTTCATTACGGTCACcgttttccttctcctcatctcatccatcaacaGCTCTTTGGGCTTTGTCTATTTCCCCTACTTGAACACGATCCTCTTGGCCAGACATAGGTCCATCGACTTACACCATCTACTACCATCACCACAAtaacatcaccatccatcatggctaaGAAGGCTGTTCACTTTGGCGCTGGCAACATCGGTAGGTCCACATTTGATCGCTCCTAGTCT
This genomic interval from Fusarium keratoplasticum isolate Fu6.1 chromosome 9, whole genome shotgun sequence contains the following:
- a CDS encoding Glucose-6-phosphate isomerase, producing the protein MAPANTLPAWSDLQAHRDSVGKSFVLKEAFASDPDRFDRFTRTFKAEGSNDILFDFSKNFLTDETLDLLVKLAEQAGVEKKRDAMFAGEKINFTEDRAVYHTALRNVGGWEMKVDGVDVTAGVNEVLDHMKEFSEQVRSGEWKGYTGKKLTTIINVGIGGSDLGPVMVTEALKHYGADDMTLHFVSNIDGTHMAEALKASDPETTLFLIASKTFTTAETTTNANTAKTWFLEKTNGEGEIAKHFVALSTNESEVTKFGIDSKNMFGFESWVGGRYSVWSAIGLSVALYIGFDNFHKFLSGAHAMDKHFRETPLKENIPVLGGLLSVWYSDFFQAQTHLVAPFDQYLHRFPAYLQQLSMESNGKTITSDGSSAKYTTGPILFGEPCTNAQHSFFQLVHQGTKLIPTDFILAAKSHNPITNNLHQKMLASNYFAQAEALMVGKTDEQVRAEGAPEALVPHKRFLGNRPTTSILVGGTIGPAELGALIVYYEHLTFTEGAVWDVNSFDQWGVELGKVLAKKILKELDEEGNGEGHDASTGGLIGAFKKYAN